The Natrinema salaciae genome includes a window with the following:
- a CDS encoding phosphopantetheine adenylyltransferase, producing the protein MDVALGGTFDPVHDGHRRLFERAFELGDVTVGLTSDELAPKTRDVDRRVRSYDERKADLETELESIAADHGRAFEIRILEAPTGIATEPQYDYLVVSPETREGGDRINEIRTERGHDPLEVVVVPHVLADDGDIISSTRIVKGEIDEHGTVLDGD; encoded by the coding sequence ATGGACGTCGCGCTTGGTGGGACCTTCGACCCCGTTCACGACGGGCACCGACGGCTGTTCGAACGGGCGTTCGAACTCGGAGACGTGACAGTCGGGTTGACGAGCGACGAACTCGCGCCGAAAACACGAGACGTCGACCGACGAGTCCGGTCGTACGACGAACGGAAGGCGGATCTCGAAACCGAACTCGAGTCGATCGCGGCCGACCACGGCCGAGCGTTCGAGATCCGGATCCTCGAAGCACCGACGGGAATCGCGACCGAACCACAGTACGACTACCTCGTGGTCTCCCCCGAAACCCGCGAAGGCGGCGACCGGATCAACGAGATCCGGACCGAGCGCGGCCACGACCCTCTGGAGGTGGTCGTCGTCCCGCACGTGCTCGCCGACGACGGCGACATCATCTCGAGCACGCGGATCGTCAAGGGGGAGATCGACGAACACGGGACCGTCCTCGACGGGGACTGA